One Citrus sinensis cultivar Valencia sweet orange chromosome 5, DVS_A1.0, whole genome shotgun sequence genomic window, ATGTGTGTGCGCgcgtgtgtgtatatatatatgggatGTATACTTGAGATTAACTAGTGATGAAACTgggaatttttttctcaacctaagccaaaaatatttcaataaatattgATCATGGAGActaataagattttttaagttatacaTAATAATGTTTTAGGGACTAATATGAgtattactaattttattgagattattaaaaaaacaatgtGCTAATTTACCAATATGATTTTTccaatcttttttcttttcgttatTTATTCCTTTGTGAATTTGAGTATTACTAATAACATTAATGCTTGatattattttgtgcttattttttaaattagtaattaaatCTGAACCCTTATAGTAGAAGATTACGGAAAAGTGAACACACAGAAATCATATAAATCATTACTAGATCCAAATTTGTGCtatttcatatataatttgtgaatatttataattacgCATCACAACTAGTGGAGTAGAATCAGGGAAATTAAACATTCTACAATCATTGACGTGTGGGGTGGGGATAAGCATAAACTTTTTCTATGCAGTATAAAAGAATGCAATAACTCCTTTTCTTTCAGTATCATCGCAACAAAAGCACATCTAATAACTCTTCAGAATTCTCGTCTTCTTTGTCAGAATGGTTGATGCGATCGTTTCCTCTCTCCTGGAGCAGCTGATCTCTGTTGCGGCTGATGAAGTGAAACAACAGGTGAGGCTTGTGACTGGTGTCCGAGAAGAAGTGAAAAAGCTTACCAGCAATCTTCAAGCCATTCAACTTGTGCTGGAAGATGCAGAGAAAAGGCAAATGCAGCACGACAAAGCTGTTACTTTTTGGCTGGATCAGCTCAAAGACGCATCTTACGACATGGAAGATGTGTTGGAGGAGTGGACCACTGCAAGGCTCAAATTGCAGATTGAGGGCCTTGACGATGACAATACTCTTGCTCTTGCTGCTCATAAGAAGAAGGTATGTTCCTTCTTTCCTTCTACCTCAAACTGCTTCGGTAGTTTCAAACAACTCAGTCTTCGTCATGACATTGCTGTCAAGATTAGAGAAATCAATAAAACGCTGGATGATATTACCTCTCAAAAAGATAGGTTTAAATTTGCTGAGAATGTGAGTAACAATGTCAAGAAGCCAGAGCGAGTGCGAACCACCTCCTTGGTTGATGAGGGGGAGATTTGTGGTAGAATTGACGAGAAAAATGAGCTGTTAAGCAAGTTGTTGGGTGAGAGTAGCGAACAACAAAAAGGGCTTCGTATCATCTCACTGTTTGGGTTAGGGGGTATAGGTAAAACAACCCTTGCGCAACTAGCCTTCAACAATGAGGGGGTGAAAAGAAAGTTTGACATAGTTATATGGGTGTGTGTATCAGACGCTTTTGAGGAGATTAGGATTGCTAAAGCAATTCTTGAGGTTTTAGACAAATCTGCTTCTAGTTTAGGCGAATTCCAATCTCTTATGCAACAGACTCAGGAATCTATTAGGgggaagaaattttttcttgttttggatGATGTGTGGGATGGAGATTTCAAAAAATGGGACCCGTTCTTTTCTTGTCTAAAGAATGGCCACCATGAAAGTAAAATTCTAATTACCACACGTGATAGGTCAGTTGCACTCCAGATGGGATCAATAGATATTATCTCTGTCAAGGAGTTGGGTGAAGAGGAATGTTGGTCATTGTTTAAGCAGGTAGCATTTCTAGGTAGGTCCTTTGAGGATTGTGAAAAATTAGAACCAATCGGACGAAAAATTGCATGTAAGTGCAAAGGCTTGCCTCTTGCTGCAAAGGTAATTGGGAATCTGTTGCGCTCTAAAAGAACAGTAAGCGAGTGGCAAAGAATTTTAGATAGTGAAATGTGGAAGGTGGAAGAGATTGGGAAAGGTCTTTTGCCTCCTTTGTTATTGAGCTATAACGATTTGCCCTCCAGTTCTATGGTAAAACGATGTTTCTCATATTGTTCTGTCTTTCCAAAAGACTACAATATAAGGAAAGAGGAACTAATTACACTATGGATGGCTCAATGTTACCTTAATtcagaagaagatgaagagatGGAGATTATTGGAGAAGAGTATTTCAACATCTTAGCAACACGCTCTTTCTTTCAAGAGTTTGTGAAAGATTATGATGATAATGTTATGAGTTGCAAGATGCATGACATAGTACATGATTTTGCCCAACTTGTAAGTAGAGAAGAATGTTTGTGGGTAGAAATTAACAGTAGGAAAGAATCAGTCATAAACTCTTTTGGTGAGAAAGTCCGTCACTTAGGGTTAAACTTTGAAGGAGGAGCTTCATTTCCTATGTCCACTCCTGAATTTAATAGATTGCGTACCctcttaatttatgatttaagTCCTTACAGTCCGTCTCTTAATGGCAGCATCCTTGTGGAGTTATTTAGTAAAGTGGCATGTTTAAGGGCACTAGTTATAAGGCAATGGTTCATACCCTTAGATGACCAAAATTTCATTAGAGAAATTCCAGAAAATATTGGAAAATTgatacatttaaaatatcttaatttatcTGAATTATGTATAGAGAGACTGCCTGAGACTTTGtgtgaattatataatttacaaaagCTAGCTGTTAGATGGTGTACAAATCTTAGAGAATTGCCTGCGGGGATTGGAAAGTTAATGAACATGAGGAGTTTAATGAATGGTCAAACTGAAAAGCTGAAGTACCTGCCAATAGGGATTTCCAGATTGACCAGCCTTCGAACATTAGAAAAGTTTGTTGTGGGTGGAGGTGTTGATGGTGGCAGCACGTGTAGGCTTGAATCTCTGAAAAATCTTCAACTCCTTCGTGAATGTAGAGTAGAAGGGCTGAGTAATGTATCGCATGTACATGAGGCTGAGAGGTTACAACTTTACAATAAGAAAAACCTCCTTCTTTTGCATCTTGAGTTTGGTAGAGTCGTAGATGGGGAAGGCGAAGAAGGGAGGAGGAAGAATGAGAAAGATAAACAACTTCTTGAAGCCTTACAACCGCCTTTGAATGTAGAGGAATTATGGATTTTATTCTACGGAGGCAACATTTTTCCCAAATGGTTGACTTTGCTAACCAATCTAAGGGAACTAAAACTCTTCTCGTGCGTTAACTGTGAGCATTTGCCTCCACTGGGAAAATTGCTTCTGGAAAAACTCACCCTATACAATTTGATTAGTGTAAAAAGAGTGGGTGATGAGTTTTTGGGAATAGAAGAGAGTAGTGTTGATGacacatcttcatcttcatcagtTATTGCCTTCCCCAAATTGAAATCACTCAAAATTGAGGACTTGGATGAATTGGAAGAGTGGAATTACAGGGTTACGAGGAAGGAAAACATCTCCATCGTGCCACGTCTTTCTTCCTTGGAAATTGATTGCTGCCCCAAATTAAATGTGCTGCCAGATCACCTTCTTCAAACGACGACACTGCAGGAATTGAGTATTAGGGGGTGTCCTATTCTAGAAGAACGTTACAGAGGAGAAGACTATCATATGATATCGCACATTCCCCACACCAAGTTGTAAATTCTCGAACGGTTGCAATTACCATCCCCCGCCGGTAATTTCTGCTCCTCCCCTGTTTTACTTTGTTGTTActtgtaatgaaattaataataataatgataatcattatattttgaattagattTCTATATTTTGCCCATGTCTCACAGGAATATGCAATATTTTCTGGGAACTTTTCCCGAGACACAATTTCTTTGATGCTTTGTAGCAGTGTTTGAAAACTAAAGTATCAGTTTTACCTTTTCTAATGAAAATCCTatttttgatatatataatttgtgtGACACTAATTCTTGAGATTTGTGAGATGGGTAGAGTAATTGTGTAACTGTTTTACTACATTAGCCCATTTTGTTTTGAGGAAATGTCAGAACTACATTAGCAATTCACATGTCCATACTAATTTGGTTTTACTGATGCAGGCAGCAGAGCAAGTCTATGAAAATGACAAGTACTGTGAAAGGATTGCCAAAATGTCCTGCTGGTAATTCACTTGCtttattttatagaattttatttccatcttCTATTGATATCTGTGTTGCGTATAAACAACAACAGAGAAGTAAATAATTGAGTACTGCGTTGCACTAGATTCCCTACTAGTACTGCGTTGCATTTTTATCTTATctaatttatagaattttcatttccacctgcattgcatttttattttaattttaggttGACTTTTGAAGACTCTATGGAGAAAATTGGGGTAACCAAGGATTATCACTGTGGTTATTGTGCAACGTTTGGTTTCTGGACTTTGAAGAAGTGATGGCCGGGTCTGCTCTGTTTCAATTGTTGATGGATAGCCGCCTGAAAGatatgatgattattattggTTGTAATAACAATTTGAGGTGCTCAAAAGCTACAAAGCAAAGCACATGTA contains:
- the LOC102613735 gene encoding putative disease resistance protein RGA1 isoform X2 translates to MAHAIVSSLLDQLKSIAQDQVKEKWRLVTGVEQEVGKLTTNLQAIQAVLEDAEQRQMKQDKAVTFWLDQLRDASYDMEDVLEEWITETRKLQLDEGGDDDDDDNDNAFVTLLTKVCSFFPSTSNCFGSFKQLSLRHDIAVKIREINKTLDDITSQKDRFKFAENVSNNVKKPERVRTTSLVDEGEICGRIDEKNELLSKLLGESSEQQKGLRIISLFGLGGIGKTTLAQLAFNNEGVKRKFDIVIWVCVSDAFEEIRIAKAILEVLDKSASSLGEFQSLMQQTQESIRGKKFFLVLDDVWDGDFKKWDPFFSCLKNGHHESKILITTRDRSVALQMGSIDIISVKELGEEECWSLFKQVAFLGRSFEDCEKLEPIGRKIACKCKGLPLAAKVIGNLLRSKRTVSEWQRILDSEMWKVEEIGKGLLPPLLLSYNDLPSSSMVKRCFSYCSVFPKDYNIRKEELITLWMAQCYLNSEEDEEMEIIGEEYFNILATRSFFQEFVKDYDDNVMSCKMHDIVHDFAQLVSREECLWVEINSRKESVINSFGEKVRHLGLNFEGGASFPMSTPEFNRLRTLLIYDLSPYSPSLNGSILVELFSKVACLRALVIRQWFIPLDDQNFIREIPENIGKLIHLKYLNLSELCIERLPETLCELYNLQKLAVRWCTNLRELPAGIGKLMNMRSLMNGQTEKLKYLPIGISRLTSLRTLEKFVVGGGVDGGSTCRLESLKNLQLLRECRVEGLSNVSHVHEAERLQLYNKKNLLLLHLEFGRVVDGEGEEGRRKNEKDKQLLEALQPPLNVEELWILFYGGNIFPKWLTLLTNLRELKLFSCVNCEHLPPLGKLLLEKLTLYNLISVKRVGDEFLGIEESSVDDTSSSSSVIAFPKLKSLKIEDLDELEEWNYRVTRKENISIVPRLSSLEIDCCPKLNVLPDHLLQTTTLQELSIRGCPILEERYRGEDYHMISHIPHTKL